A genomic segment from Triticum dicoccoides isolate Atlit2015 ecotype Zavitan chromosome 1A, WEW_v2.0, whole genome shotgun sequence encodes:
- the LOC119356427 gene encoding DEAD-box ATP-dependent RNA helicase 21-like encodes MKRTLDAAEPSPVFLSREKRQRLALERRQAAVADQRRSELPTPPPPPHDPPFSCRHYPDRHRDRRGRDQDRDGREKDRAERAREKELEAIREQYLGGSKDKKPKTVARPRDRFRLDWASTDDTSRVDAVNNQPPHGALLLYGRGFLAGIDRREQKKAAAAALHKDAAATYDALDMRVDRHWTDKRAEEMTERDWRILREDFGISYRGSRVPRPMRSWAESGLGAELLRNVDRAGYRKPTPIQMAAVPLGLQRRDVIGVAQTGSGKTAAFVLPMLAYIARMPLPTSHSEADEGPYALVLAPTRELAQQIERETVKLAACLGIRVVSIVGGKSDGQSTIQKQASMLERGCEVIVATPGRLLDCLESRYAVLNRCSYVVLDEADRMIDMGFEPQVVGVLDAMPSSHLKPENADEELDEARTYRTTHMFSATMPPAVERLARKYLRNPVVVTVGSAGKAADLVTQNVVMVKVQEKMPRLKRILADLGKDRTAIVFCNTKNSVEKLTHDVENAGLCRVTALHGGKSQDERMASLDGFRKGRFNVLVATDLAARGIDVPEVAHVINYEMPSSIDLYTHRIGRTGRAGKKGLSTSFLTLEDTDIFFDLRQMLVQSNSPVPPELARHETSKFKPGSLPGRPPRRNGTVHAYH; translated from the coding sequence ATGAAGCGAACGTTGGACGCCGCGGAGCCGAGCCCGGTGTTCCTCTCCCGCGAAAAACGCCAGCGCCTCGCCCTCGAGCGCCGCCAGGCCGCCGTCGCCGACCAGCGTCGCTCCGAGCTCCCCACTCCGCCGCCTCCCCCTCACGATCCCCCCTTTTCGTGCCGACATTACCCGGACCGGCACCGTGACCGCCGCGGCAGAGATCAGGACAGGGACGGCAGGGAGAAAGATCGGGCGGAGAGGGCGCGGGAGAAGGAGCTCGAGGCGATCAGGGAGCAGTACCTCGGGGGGTCCAAGGACAAGAAGCCCAAGACGGTCGCCAGGCCGCGGGACAGGTTCCGCTTGGACTGGGCGAGCACGGACGACACCAGCCGCGTCGACGCCGTCAACAACCAGCCTCCGCACGGCGCCCTGCTGCTCTACGGCCGCGGCTTCCTCGCCGGCATCGACCGGCGCGAGCAGAAGAAGGCCGCAGCGGCCGCGCTCCACAAGGACGCCGCGGCGACGTACGACGCCCTGGACATGCGCGTGGACAGGCACTGGACGGACAagcgcgccgaggagatgacggagCGCGACTGGCGGATCCTCCGCGAGGACTTCGGCATCTCCTACAGGGGCTCCCGCGTGCCACGGCCCATGCGGAGCTGGGCGGAGAGCGGGCTCGGCGCCGAGCTGCTCCGCAACGTCGACAGGGCCGGGTACAGAAAGCCCACGCCGATCCAGATGGCCGCCGTGCCGCTCGGCCTCCAGCGTCGCGATGTCATCGGCGTTGCTCAGACTGGCTCAGGCAAGACCGCTGCCTTCGTGCTCCCCATGCTGGCATACATCGCCCGCATGCCGCTGCCGACCAGCCACAGCGAGGCGGACGAGGGCCCGTACGCGCTTGTCCTGGCGCCGACCCGGGAGCTCGCGCAGCAGATCGAGAGGGAGACGGTGAAGCTTGCGGCGTGCCTAGGCATCAGGGTGGTGTCCATTGTCGGTGGCAAGTCGGACGGCCAGTCGACCATCCAGAAGCAGGCCAGCATGCTCGAGCGGGGGTGCGAGGTCATCGTCGCGACGCCCGGCCGGCTCCTCGACTGCCTGGAGAGCAGGTACGCCGTGCTCAACCGGTGTAGCTACGTCGTGCTCGACGAGGCCGACAGGATGATCGACATGGGCTTCGAGCCCCAGGTTGTCGGTGTGCTCGACGCAATGCCGTCGAGCCACCTGAAGCCAGAGAACGCGGACGAGGAACTGGATGAGGCGAGGACTTACAGGACGACCCACATGTttagcgccaccatgccgccggccGTGGAGCGGCTCGCCAGGAAGTACCTCCGGAACCCGGTGGTCGTCACGGTCGGCTCTGCCGGCAAGGCCGCGGACCTCGTCACCCAGAACGTGGTCATGGTGAAGGTCCAAGAAAAGATGCCACGGCTCAAGAGGATACTCGCCGACCTCGGGAAGGACAGGACGGCCATTGTGTTCTGCAACACCAAGAATTCCGTGGAGAAGCTCACCCATGACGTGGAAAACGCAGGGTTGTGCCGGGTCACGGCGCTGCACGGAGGGAAGTCGCAGGACGAGAGGATGGCCAGCCTCGACGGGTTCAGGAAGGGCAGGTTCAACGTCCTCGTGGCCACTGACCTTGCCGCCCGCGGCATCGATGTCCCGGAGGTCGCCCATGTGATCAACTACGAGATGCCTAGCTCGATCGATCTGTACACGCATCGTATCGGGAGAACCGGGCGTGCAGGAAAGAAGGGGCTCTCGACATCGTTTTTGACTCTGGAGGACACTGACATTTTCTTCGATCTTAGGCAGATGCTTGTGCAGAGCAATAGTCCCGTGCCGCCGGAGCTTGCCAGGCATGAGACGTCCAAGTTCAAGCCAGGGTCTCTTCCTGGTAGACCTCCGAGAAGAAATGGCACCGTCCATGCATACCACTGA